The DNA segment CTGCGATCACACAAGAACTGATGGCAGGGCGCGGCGCTGCTGTTGATCTGGGCGGCTATTACCACGGCGATGCAAAGAAAACCGCCGCCGTGATGCGCCCCTCAGCAAGCCTGAACGCCCTAATCGGCTGACAGTCCTCGCATAAGTCACCTTCGATACGCCCCGGTCATAATTGGCCGGGGCGTTGTCTTTTGCGCTTTCGCGCTTCGTGCCCGTGTGAAAGCAAAAAGCCGCACCCTAAGGCGCGGCTCTTTCGGCGTCGTGACTGAGAACGCTCAGGATTGTGCGGATTTCTTTGCTTCGGCGGCTTTGCGCACGGCATCCGATGCCTCGGGGCGCTGCTGCTGATAGTTTTGCGCGGGCTTCGCCTCGGCTTCCTTTGCAGGTGCTGCGGGCGCTGCGGCGGGCGCAGATGCGGCGCGGCTGGTTTGCAGCGGGTCATCCTGACGCTGAACCGAACCTTCAAAATGCGCGCCGGATTCGATGGCGATTGTCTTGTGGATGATGTCGCCCTCGACCTGCGCAGAAGAGGTCAGGCGCACTTTCAGCCCACGCACGCGGCCAATGACGCGACCGTTGATGACAATGTCATCGGCCACAATCTCGCCGCGAATCGTTGCCGTTTCGCCGACGGTCAGCAGATGCGCACGAATATCGCCATCGACGATACCCTCAATGACCACATCGCCGGTTGTCTTCAGATTGCCGGTAATCGTCAGATCTGACGCCATGACCGATGCGGCAGGCTTGGATTTTGTGACATGGCTGGGCGCTGATTCTGCGCTGTTCTGACGCAGAAACGAAGGCGTTGCTTCGGGGGATCTTGCAGGCGCTTGCTCTGCTTCGGCCTTGGGGCCGGGTTCATTGATACGACTCTTAGAAAACATGTTGTCCAGCCCTTATGTAGGTAATCGGATTCACTGGCCGACCATTGACGCGCACCTCGTAGTGCAGGTGCACACCGGTCGACGCACCCGTAGTGCCCATACCACCAATACGCTGCCCGCGCGAGACCCTTTGTCCGGCCCGAACGTCCATCGAGTTCAAATGAGCGTAATATGTCTCAATACCAAAATCATGCTGGATGATAACCAGATTGCCATAACCGCGCTGCCGTTCCGCAGTTTTGACCACACCATCCGCCGAAGCCAGAATGGGTGTGTTGCGCGACCCTGCCCAATCAAGGCCGTTATGCATTGTGTTGCGCCCTGTCAGCGGGTGGCGGCGCATCCCGAAGCCGGATGTCTGGCGCACTGATCCGGCACTGACCGGCCGTGCAACCGGCAAGCGGTCGATGCCCTGACGATAGGCATTCACATCTGCCATGCGGTCCAGAATCGCATTGGCGCGCGACACATCTTGGTTGATCCCGAATGTGCCAGAGGTCGAAATTGCGATGGGGCGCAAGGATGCGGTTTGCGATGACGCGCCTTGGCGCACCAATCTGCGAATCTGGTCGGGTGATACACCGGCACTGTTGAACACACGTTCCAGCGGCGCGACCACTGCGTCCAGCGCTTCTTCCAGTTGGCTGAAGATCATATGGTTGCGATCTTTCAGCAACTCATTCTCCATTGCCAGATGGCGGGCCTGATTCTGCGCCTGTTCGGCGCTGACATTCAGGTCATGGGTGGTATGTGATGCGCGGTCCATCGCGGCCAGCAGGTAGTCGAGCATCTGTTCATTGTCGCGGCTGCGGTCGGCGGCGGTGCGGGTTGACCCGGTTTCTTCTTCAAGTGTGCGGGTCACTTCGGTCAGGCGGGCGCGGGCTTCGTCGCGTTCGCGGGTGACGCGGCCAATGGTGCTGTGGATTGCGTCAATCCCGGTTTCCAGTTCCAGCCTGCGCTCTTCGGAGGTCAGCAATTGCATCTGCATCTCTGACATGCGTTCCATTGCCTCGGAAAATCTTGCTTGGGCTGTTTCAGTCTCGCGGGCGCGGGCGTCGCGCTCTGTGGCAAGCTGGTTCAGGCGTTGTTCGTAATTGGCCTGCTCTCGCAACGCTTGGTCGCGCAGCGTTCCCGATCCGATGACATCCATCAACAAGATTGATGTTGCGATCACGCCCCATGCGAAAAAGACCGCGACCGACGCAACCCCCACCGCCTGAGAGGCCGGGCGCAGACGCACGAACCGTGTGGTGTTGTTTGACCGCAAGAAGAGGCGCTGTTCGGGAAAGTGGCGCTCCAGTCGCTGATTCACGCGAACGAGTAGTCGTTTCAAAGCAATCGTCCTGTTATCCGCTGTTTCTGGTCTTGGGGTGCGACTGGCGATACAACACTTACACCACACAGAACAAGCCTACGCATTACCGCAAACACCCAAGGTTCTGTTACGTGTCCGGGGCCAACGGAGCAATCCGTTAATTCACTGTTGCGGTGTTACACAGCGGATCAAGGGCAATATCAGCAATTTCTTGCCGATAGCAGGCGAAATTAACGTGGTTTTGGGAACCATATGCATATTTCTTAACACCTTACCCTGTGCGCTGTGCCGCATCAGGGGCAAGTTCGGGTCACGCTGGCTCTGTCAGAGGCCAGTAAAAATCTGGCGGCAACCCCGCTTGCGCGCGCTTTTCTTCATTGAATGGGGGCTTCAGCGGGCTGTGGAAATAACGCCTGACCAAATCTAGAAACACAGGTTGCGGGTCCAACCCCTGCCGCCCACATAGGAAATTGAACCATTTGGACCCATAGGCCACATGGCCGACTTCTTCGGCATAGATGACTTCCAACGCCGCAACGGTTGCCTCTTCGCGGGCTTGTTGGAAAATCTTGATCATGCCGGGCGTGACATCAAGGCCGCGTGCTTCCAGCACCATCGGCACGACGGCCAGCCTGCCTAGAATATCACCTGCCGTATCTTCTGCCGCGCGCCACATTCCGGCATGTGCGGGCATGTCGCCATAATGGCTGCCCATCGCTTCCAGACAATCGCAGATCAGATTGAAGTGTTTAGATTCCTCATCCGCCGCTTTCACCCAGTCATCAAAGAAGCCCAGCGGCATATCGACATCGTGAAAGCGTGCGATCAGATCCCAATGCAAATCCACCGCGTTAAGTTCGATATGTGCAATCGCGTGCAAAATGGCGATGCGCCCTTGCGAGCTGCCGGGGCGGCGGCGGGGCACATCGCGCGGGTCCAGCAATTCGGGGCGCGCAGGGCGCGCGGGCCGGTCTGGCGGGGTGCCGCGCCCGATGGGCAGGGGGGCACCGGCCTTGCGCGCGGCAAACCACGTGGCCGCATACCTGCGCGACAGGGCTGTTTTCTCGCGCCCGTCTGCGGTGTTCAGCACCGCGACAGCCATGTCGCGCAGGCTTTGGGTCATAGCGCGCGCGCAGCGTCCAGCACTTCGGCGGCGTGACCGGCGGCTTTTACCTTGCGCCAGACCTGCGCCACGCGCCCCTCGCCATCAATCAGAAAGCTTGCGCGCTCGATCCCCATCGAGGTTTTGCCATACATGTTCTTCTCGACCCAGACGCCGTAGCGTTCGCACACATCGCTGTCTGCATCCGACGCAAGGATCACGCCCAGATCATGCTTGGTGATGAACTTGTCATGCTTGGCCACGGTATCCTTGGAAATGCCGATGACCTTGGCGCCAGCCGCCTCGAACTCGGCAATCAGTGCGGTGAATTCCAGTGCTTCAGTGGTGCACCCCGGTGTGTCGTCGCGCGGGTAGAAATACAGCACCACCTTGGAAGGTTTGAGCGCTGAGAGAGTCACCTCGCCACGGCCATCGCGCGGCAGGGTGAAATCGGGGGCCATATCGCCGGTCTGTGCCATAGTCATCTCCGTGTCACGAGTGCGTTGCGTCTGTTGTAGCGAGTTGACGGCCAAGTTAAAGGGGCTGCCAGAGATTCGCACGAAGGGTGCCACCGATGAAGCTGTCGGATTTTGATTTTGACCTGCCGGAAGACCTGATTGCGACGCGCCCTGTGCGCCCGCGCCAGGCGGCGCGTATGTTGCTGGCGCGCGGGGACATGATCGAGGACCGGCATGTCGCCGATCTGCCGGAAATCCTGCGCCCCGGTGATCTGCTGGTCATCAACACCACCAAGGTCATTCCGGCCCGCTTGACCGGGCAGCGCCACCGCGACAGCGCGCAAGGCCCGGTCAGTGCCCGAATCGAGATCACTTTGATAGAGCCGCAACCCGATGGAAGCTGGCGCGCCTTGGCCAAACCCTTGCGCAAACTGGCCCTTGGCGAAGAGATTGTCTTTAGTGATACGCTGCGCGCCGAAGTGGTCGCGCGCAACCCCGAAGATGTTGTGCTGCGCTTCAATCTGGAAGGCGACGCTTTCGATGCTGCGCTCGACAGTGCCGGACAGATGCCCTTGCCCCCGTATATCGCGGGACGCCGCGCCGCCGATGCGCAGGACCGCGACGATTACCAAACCGTTTTCGCGCGCATACCGGGGGCTGTTGCCGCGCCAACGGCATCGTTGCATTTCGATGCCGGGCTGATGGCGCACCTGCGCAACATGGGTGTGGGGTTTTGCGAAGTGACCTTGCATGTCGGCGCGGGCACCTTTCTGCCGGTCAAGGTCGATGATGTCCGCGATCACAAGATGCATGCCGAATGGGGGCAGGTGACAGATAAAGCGGCAGATCAGATCATGGCCGCCCGCAAGGCGGGCGGCCGGATCATTCCTGTTGGCACCACAGCGTTGCGACTGATTGAAACGGCAGCCACTGGCCCCGGCCAGATTGGTGCTTGGGCCGGCAAGACCGATATCTTCATCACACCCGGCTTTTCCTTTCAGCTTGCGGACGGATTGATGACGAATTTTCATTTGCCGAAATCCACCTTGATGATGCTTGTCTCGGCGCTTATGGGGCGTGATCGGGTCATGGCGATTTACGCCCATGCCATCGCCGAACGATACCGCTTCTTCTCTTATGGCGATTCATCGCTGCTCTTACCCTGAGCGCGACGCAAACGAGTCGCTTTCGTCATATCTTCGCAACCAGTCTGCGCTAGACTGCGCGCACCCCATCCTCTCCATTTACAGGACACGACATGTTCAAGGTTTTCACTGCATCATGGGCGTTGTTGCTGGGCATGATGTTCCTGATGGTCGGCAATGGCGTGCAGGGCACGCTGTTGGGGATCAGGGGCGCGATCGAGGGGTTCTCGACCTTGCAGATGTCGGTCGTCATGTCGGCCTATTTTGCGGGCTTCCTGTTCGGGTCGCGTATGGCACCGGAAATGATTCGCAGGGTCGGGCATGTGCGGGTGTTCGCAGCACTCGGGTCGCTGATTTCTGCTGTGCTGATCTTGTATGCCGCGATCCCGGACTGGATCGTCTGGGCGCTGCTGCGTGTGCTGATCGGATTCTGTTTCTCGGGCGTCTATGTCACGGCGGAAAGCTGGCTGAACAACACCGCCAGCAATGAAAACCGGGGCCAGGCCCTGTCGCTTTACATGATCGTGCAGATGATCGGGATTATCGCGGCGCAGGCGCTGATTAACTTTGCCGACCCGGCAGGGTTTTTGCTGTTCATCATCCCGTCGGTTCTGGTGTCGTTGGCCTTTGCGCCGATTCTGTTGTCGGTCAGCCCGGCGCCGACCTTTGGCACCACCAGATCAATGTCGATCAAGGAACTTTACGATGTGTCGCCCTTGGGGGTTGTCGGCATTTTCCTGATGGGGGGTGTATTTGCGGCAATGTTGGCCATGACCGCAGTCTGGGGATCAGAAGCGGGGTTGAGCATTCTGGAAATCTCTATCTTCACTGGCGCAATTTATGTGGGGGGGCTTTTCTTCCAATACCCCATTGGTTGGCTGTCAGACCGGATGGATCGGCGCAAATTGTTGATCACAGTCGCCTCAATGGGGGTGGTCGCGGGCATTCTGCCCGTGCTGTTTGATCTGAGCTTTTTCTGGCTGGTGGGGGTCGGCCTGGTTCTCGGTGGTATTTCAAACCCGCTTTATTCGCTGCTGGTCGCTTACACCAATGACTATCTGGAGCATGACCAGATGGCCGCCGCCTCTGGCGGGTTGTTGTTCGTCAATGGCATGGGGGCGATCGTCGGGCCGCTGTCGATTGGTTGGCTGATGAACATGATCGGGCCGTCGGGTTTCTTTCTGTTCATTGTCCTTTTGCTTCTTGCGCTGTCGCTTTATGCGGTCTGGCGCATGACACAGCGACC comes from the Roseinatronobacter monicus genome and includes:
- a CDS encoding ferritin-like domain-containing protein, with product MTQSLRDMAVAVLNTADGREKTALSRRYAATWFAARKAGAPLPIGRGTPPDRPARPARPELLDPRDVPRRRPGSSQGRIAILHAIAHIELNAVDLHWDLIARFHDVDMPLGFFDDWVKAADEESKHFNLICDCLEAMGSHYGDMPAHAGMWRAAEDTAGDILGRLAVVPMVLEARGLDVTPGMIKIFQQAREEATVAALEVIYAEEVGHVAYGSKWFNFLCGRQGLDPQPVFLDLVRRYFHSPLKPPFNEEKRAQAGLPPDFYWPLTEPA
- a CDS encoding DUF5930 domain-containing protein; its protein translation is MKRLLVRVNQRLERHFPEQRLFLRSNNTTRFVRLRPASQAVGVASVAVFFAWGVIATSILLMDVIGSGTLRDQALREQANYEQRLNQLATERDARARETETAQARFSEAMERMSEMQMQLLTSEERRLELETGIDAIHSTIGRVTRERDEARARLTEVTRTLEEETGSTRTAADRSRDNEQMLDYLLAAMDRASHTTHDLNVSAEQAQNQARHLAMENELLKDRNHMIFSQLEEALDAVVAPLERVFNSAGVSPDQIRRLVRQGASSQTASLRPIAISTSGTFGINQDVSRANAILDRMADVNAYRQGIDRLPVARPVSAGSVRQTSGFGMRRHPLTGRNTMHNGLDWAGSRNTPILASADGVVKTAERQRGYGNLVIIQHDFGIETYYAHLNSMDVRAGQRVSRGQRIGGMGTTGASTGVHLHYEVRVNGRPVNPITYIRAGQHVF
- a CDS encoding MFS transporter; this encodes MFKVFTASWALLLGMMFLMVGNGVQGTLLGIRGAIEGFSTLQMSVVMSAYFAGFLFGSRMAPEMIRRVGHVRVFAALGSLISAVLILYAAIPDWIVWALLRVLIGFCFSGVYVTAESWLNNTASNENRGQALSLYMIVQMIGIIAAQALINFADPAGFLLFIIPSVLVSLAFAPILLSVSPAPTFGTTRSMSIKELYDVSPLGVVGIFLMGGVFAAMLAMTAVWGSEAGLSILEISIFTGAIYVGGLFFQYPIGWLSDRMDRRKLLITVASMGVVAGILPVLFDLSFFWLVGVGLVLGGISNPLYSLLVAYTNDYLEHDQMAAASGGLLFVNGMGAIVGPLSIGWLMNMIGPSGFFLFIVLLLLALSLYAVWRMTQRPSKSIEESGPYAAVSPVVSAATVDVVYSEMTEQQAETT
- the queA gene encoding tRNA preQ1(34) S-adenosylmethionine ribosyltransferase-isomerase QueA produces the protein MKLSDFDFDLPEDLIATRPVRPRQAARMLLARGDMIEDRHVADLPEILRPGDLLVINTTKVIPARLTGQRHRDSAQGPVSARIEITLIEPQPDGSWRALAKPLRKLALGEEIVFSDTLRAEVVARNPEDVVLRFNLEGDAFDAALDSAGQMPLPPYIAGRRAADAQDRDDYQTVFARIPGAVAAPTASLHFDAGLMAHLRNMGVGFCEVTLHVGAGTFLPVKVDDVRDHKMHAEWGQVTDKAADQIMAARKAGGRIIPVGTTALRLIETAATGPGQIGAWAGKTDIFITPGFSFQLADGLMTNFHLPKSTLMMLVSALMGRDRVMAIYAHAIAERYRFFSYGDSSLLLP
- a CDS encoding bactofilin family protein, which codes for MFSKSRINEPGPKAEAEQAPARSPEATPSFLRQNSAESAPSHVTKSKPAASVMASDLTITGNLKTTGDVVIEGIVDGDIRAHLLTVGETATIRGEIVADDIVINGRVIGRVRGLKVRLTSSAQVEGDIIHKTIAIESGAHFEGSVQRQDDPLQTSRAASAPAAAPAAPAKEAEAKPAQNYQQQRPEASDAVRKAAEAKKSAQS
- a CDS encoding peroxiredoxin translates to MAQTGDMAPDFTLPRDGRGEVTLSALKPSKVVLYFYPRDDTPGCTTEALEFTALIAEFEAAGAKVIGISKDTVAKHDKFITKHDLGVILASDADSDVCERYGVWVEKNMYGKTSMGIERASFLIDGEGRVAQVWRKVKAAGHAAEVLDAARAL